Proteins from one Bacillota bacterium genomic window:
- a CDS encoding pirin family protein, protein MAWREDGLLLLPRLPEPPAGARERSVRHLVTAHSQLEGAGFRVRRPFPAPEADLRETDPFLLLDQIGPVEYGPREARGAPWHPHRGFETVTYIMAGAFRHQDSNGGGGLIRAGDTQWMTAGSGILHDEMPPEELYLHGGLFHAVQLWVNLPRRLKWTPPRYQDIRHERVTRVISPDGGALLRVIAGEVGGYKGPGVTWTPIDYLHASIAPGARLRLAWRENFNALAYVLIGSGSVGPEATPIQAGQLAVFGPGEVVTLTADRRQPGTLDAESAPAMEVLLLGGLPIRESIAFYGPFVMNTREEILQAFEDFQAGRMGSVPATVLEPPPVTGSGQGASGESGGDGDRDPR, encoded by the coding sequence ATGGCATGGCGTGAGGACGGGCTGCTGCTTCTGCCCAGGCTGCCCGAGCCGCCTGCGGGGGCGCGGGAGCGGAGCGTGCGGCACCTGGTGACGGCCCACTCGCAGCTGGAGGGGGCGGGTTTTCGCGTGCGCAGGCCCTTTCCGGCCCCTGAGGCGGACCTGCGGGAGACTGATCCCTTCCTCCTGCTGGACCAGATCGGGCCGGTGGAGTACGGCCCGCGCGAGGCGCGCGGAGCGCCCTGGCACCCGCACCGCGGCTTCGAGACGGTCACCTACATCATGGCCGGCGCCTTCCGCCACCAGGACTCCAACGGCGGCGGCGGGCTGATCCGGGCCGGGGATACGCAGTGGATGACGGCGGGCTCCGGCATCCTGCACGACGAGATGCCGCCCGAGGAGCTCTACCTGCACGGGGGGCTTTTCCACGCGGTGCAGCTCTGGGTCAACCTGCCCCGGCGGCTGAAGTGGACACCGCCGCGCTACCAGGACATCCGCCACGAGCGGGTGACGCGCGTCATCTCCCCGGACGGGGGCGCGCTCCTGCGCGTCATCGCGGGCGAAGTGGGCGGTTACAAGGGTCCCGGTGTCACCTGGACGCCGATCGACTACCTCCACGCGTCGATCGCGCCGGGTGCTCGGCTGCGCCTGGCCTGGCGCGAGAACTTCAACGCCCTGGCCTACGTGCTGATCGGCAGCGGGAGCGTCGGCCCCGAGGCGACTCCGATCCAGGCGGGACAGCTGGCGGTCTTCGGCCCGGGCGAGGTCGTCACGCTCACCGCCGACCGGCGCCAGCCCGGCACGCTCGACGCCGAGTCGGCGCCGGCCATGGAGGTGCTCCTCCTGGGCGGCCTGCCGATCCGCGAGAGCATCGCCTTTTACGGCCCCTTCGTCATGAACACGCGGGAAGAGATCCTCCAGGCATTCGAGGATTTCCAGGCGGGACGGATGGGGAGCGTGCCGGCGACGGTGCTCGAACCGCCGCCGGTGACCGGGTCGGGTCAGGGCGCCTCCGGGGAGAGCGGAGGCGACGGCGACCGGGATCCGCGATGA
- the purE gene encoding 5-(carboxyamino)imidazole ribonucleotide mutase: protein MPHVALLVGSASDIPRVAPCLEELQALGISCEQRVLSAHRTPAELAAYVREAEARGVRLFVAAAGLSAALPGAVAAQTVRPVVGLPLAAGPLGGWDALLSVVQMPPGVPVAAVGVDAARNAAFLAASILALEEPELAERLRRRRQEQAAAVLEADRRWRGEAAAGAPPAGAGGGR, encoded by the coding sequence GTGCCGCACGTGGCGCTTCTGGTCGGCAGCGCCTCGGACATTCCCCGCGTCGCCCCCTGCCTGGAGGAGCTCCAGGCGCTGGGCATCTCCTGCGAGCAGCGCGTCCTCTCCGCCCACCGCACGCCCGCCGAGCTGGCCGCCTACGTCCGCGAGGCCGAGGCGCGCGGCGTCCGCCTCTTCGTCGCCGCCGCCGGCCTCTCGGCCGCCCTTCCCGGCGCGGTGGCGGCCCAGACGGTGCGGCCGGTGGTCGGCCTGCCGCTGGCGGCGGGCCCGCTGGGCGGATGGGACGCCCTGCTGAGCGTCGTGCAGATGCCGCCGGGCGTGCCCGTGGCCGCCGTGGGCGTCGACGCGGCCCGCAACGCGGCCTTTCTGGCCGCCTCCATCCTGGCGCTGGAGGAGCCGGAGCTGGCGGAGCGGCTTCGCCGGCGGCGGCAGGAGCAGGCCGCGGCGGTGCTGGAGGCCGACCGGCGCTGGCGCGGCGAGGCCGCGGCCGGCGCGCCGCCGGCCGGGGCGGGCGGGGGCCGGTGA
- the purB gene encoding adenylosuccinate lyase yields the protein MIERYTLPDFRSLWSEEHRLQLWLEVELAALEAWAELGRVPAGVPEAVRRALPADGQGRPLLPPGLPRRAAEIEARVQHDVIAFVSALAEQVGEPGRWLHLGLTSYDVVDTALGLQLREAFDLLLAELDALRDALRRQAERWAWQPMAGRTHGMIAEPVTLGLKLALDWEELGRDRERLLRARQAVAVGRLAGAVGTYANGEPLLEERVCRRLGLEPAPVSSQVLGRDRHAEALAAIAITGGTLERMAVDLRGLARSEVGELLEPFPPGKKGSSAMPHKRNPERSERVTGLARLLRGYALSALENQALWHERDISHSSVERVILPDATSLLGYMLRTERELVEGMEVRPRAMARNLELGGGVIHSERVLTALVGAGMAREEAYARVQAHALRALDGGPGFREALERDAEVLARLGEEGLAACFDPAPALRHLPAIFRRLGLRPEEPGPDGAAHDGQHAIRERGEG from the coding sequence GTGATCGAGCGCTACACCCTTCCTGACTTCCGGAGCCTCTGGTCGGAGGAGCACCGCCTGCAGCTCTGGCTGGAGGTGGAGCTGGCCGCCCTGGAGGCATGGGCCGAGCTGGGCCGCGTGCCGGCCGGCGTGCCCGAGGCGGTCCGCCGGGCGCTGCCGGCCGACGGCCAGGGGCGGCCGCTCCTGCCCCCGGGGCTCCCCCGGCGCGCGGCCGAGATCGAGGCACGCGTCCAGCACGACGTCATCGCCTTCGTCAGCGCGCTGGCCGAGCAGGTGGGCGAGCCGGGGCGCTGGCTTCACCTGGGTCTGACTTCCTACGACGTGGTGGACACGGCGCTGGGGCTCCAGCTGCGCGAGGCCTTCGACCTCCTGCTGGCGGAGCTGGACGCGCTCCGCGACGCGCTCCGCCGCCAGGCCGAGCGCTGGGCCTGGCAGCCCATGGCCGGGCGGACCCACGGCATGATCGCCGAGCCGGTGACGCTGGGGCTGAAGCTGGCCCTGGACTGGGAGGAGCTGGGCCGCGACCGGGAACGCCTCCTGCGCGCCCGGCAGGCGGTGGCGGTGGGGCGCCTGGCGGGCGCGGTGGGCACCTACGCCAACGGCGAGCCGCTCCTGGAGGAGCGGGTCTGCCGGCGCCTCGGGCTGGAGCCTGCGCCCGTCAGCAGCCAGGTGCTGGGGCGTGACCGCCACGCCGAGGCGCTGGCCGCCATCGCCATCACCGGCGGCACGCTGGAGCGGATGGCGGTCGACCTGCGGGGGCTGGCGCGGAGCGAGGTGGGCGAGCTGCTGGAGCCGTTCCCGCCCGGAAAGAAGGGCTCTTCGGCCATGCCCCACAAGCGGAACCCGGAGCGATCGGAGCGCGTGACGGGCCTGGCGCGGCTCCTGCGCGGCTACGCGCTGAGCGCGCTGGAGAACCAGGCGCTCTGGCACGAGCGCGATATCAGCCACTCCTCGGTGGAACGGGTCATCCTGCCCGACGCCACCAGCCTCCTGGGCTACATGCTGCGCACCGAGCGGGAGCTGGTGGAGGGGATGGAGGTCCGGCCCCGGGCCATGGCCCGGAACCTGGAGCTGGGCGGCGGCGTGATCCACTCCGAGCGCGTGCTGACGGCGCTGGTCGGCGCCGGCATGGCGCGCGAGGAGGCCTACGCCCGCGTCCAGGCGCACGCCCTGCGGGCGCTGGACGGCGGGCCGGGCTTCCGCGAGGCGCTGGAACGGGATGCGGAGGTGCTCGCCCGCCTGGGCGAGGAGGGTCTGGCCGCCTGTTTCGACCCGGCCCCGGCGCTGCGCCACCTGCCGGCCATCTTCCGCCGGCTGGGGCTGCGGCCGGAGGAGCCCGGGCCGGACGGCGCGGCGCACGACGGGCAGCATGCGATCCGGGAAAGGGGCGAGGGATGA